The Petrotoga mobilis SJ95 genomic sequence TAAATCTAAATGCACAAACTGGACCTGTTTTCTTAACCTACAAAGCTCGAGAAGATTTAAAAACAATCATTGACAAGCTTATAAAAAACAAGGAAATCCTTTATTCCTTTTGCGATGAAAACAATGTGAAACATGAACTTATCAAAGTCCAAGAAGAAAACGAAAGGGAACAAATCGAAAAAGCTTTCAATAGTATTGAATATCTTTACATTGTAGATGGGCACCATAGAGCTGCTGCCGCTTCCAGAGTTCAAAAAATACTGAAAGAAAAAGACACAAATTACTCTTTGGACAAACCCTATAACTATTTTATGGCTGCTATTTTTCCACACAACGAACTTAGAATACTCCCGTACAATAGAATAGTTAAAGATCTAAACGGTTTAAGCGAAGATGAATTTTTGAAAAAGATAGGTTCTTATTTTGAAGTAGAAGAAGCTCCTTTTTCACCCTATTCTCCTGATTCCTCACACTCTTTTGGTATGTATCTTCAAAAAAATTGGTACAAACTCACATTCAAAGGTGAAGAAGGTGAAGATCCTGTTGAAAATCTTGATGTGCAAATATTGCAAAAATACTTATTAGATCCAATACTTTCCATAAAAGATCCAAGAACAGATCCAAGAATATATTTTCTTGGTGGTATTAGAGGCGTAAAAGAAATCGAAAAGTGGGTAGACAAAAAAGATTGGAAAGTTGGATTTTCTATGTATCCCACTCAAATAGACCAACTCTTAAAAGTTGCAGAGATGAACAAGATAATGCCGCCTAAATCCACTTGGTTTGAACCAAAATTGAGAAGTGGTTTATTAATTCATGAATTAAGCTGAGCCTTTTTCCCACACATTAGAGGTGGTAGTTATAAAATACTATAATTTTGATTTAAAAAACAAAATTGAAGAAATTAAAACTCACGCCGTTGATGAAAAAATTCAAGTAGATGAAATAAGAATATTTGAAAATAATCTATACGGAATAAAAAGAAAATGGAAGATTTTATCTTCTCATAACTCTGTTGATTTCATAAAACGCATACTATGCCCAAGTGATAATGTGATGCTAACTTATTATCATGATGAGAAAGGTGAAATGTCTAAATATCTTGTTTACATAGATTTTGGCAAATACAATGTTGACGGTGACAATATCGAATTTCAAGATCAAGAATTGGATCTTTTAATTTATAACGACTTAAAATATAAAATACTTGATATGGGAGAATTATTGAAATCCTTTGAACGCAAAAAGATCGCCTTATCCGATATGCAAAAAAATTTAATAACTCTTAAGCATTTTATTAATAATTTTAATTATTTGGGTGTAATTGACGCTCTTCATCTCAAATTTGGTACCAACGCTATTAATTGGCTTTTGAAAAACAAAACTTGGGTGATGAACAGAACCTAAGGGACCGCAGGTCCTTTCTTTAAAAAGGGTGGGGAGCGTTTGCTGCAGCATGCAAACCTTGTTTTTAAATGATTTTGGCCTTGAATTTGGGGTTTTTAAGGGGATTCCCCCCTTAACGATTGGGCAAAGGGGCGCTAACACATGTAGTTTCTAATGACAGTTATCACTTCATAACTGGAGGGGAAAAAATTGAGAAAACTTTATCGTTCTAGAGAGAATAAAATTTTAGCAGGTGTATGTGGAGGCATAGGTGAGTATTTCGAAATAGATCCAGTCATTATACGACTGTTGTGGATTGTATTAAGCCTAGTTTGGGGATTTGGGGTTATTTTGTATATAATAGCAATTTTTATAATCCCACCCCAACCTCAAGGAAATCGATATTCCGACGAACATTTAGAAGAAACACCCGAAAACGAGCGTCACAATGTTTCACATAATTTAGAAGACGAAGACAGAAAAGTCGTTATAGGTCTGTTTGCTTTATTATTTATCGTAATTGGGTTAATTATTTTGGTAAGTATAATAACTCCTTCGACATTTTTCTTTAGAAATTTTATCAAAATCGTGATAAGTATATTACTGATTGGAATTGGTGCATATTTAATTTCAACCTCAAGGACAAAAAAATAGTTTTGTATTTCTTTCCAAGTTATATAGTTCCCTTAATCTTGAAAATCGAAAAGGGCCTTTTGGCCCTTATTTTTCAATTGGCAAAAATAAAGAAAACACTGTTCCTTTTCCAACTTCGCTCTCCACTTCTATTCTTCCATCATGCGCATTAACGATCTCTTTGACAATTGCCAGCCCTAAGCCAGTACTTTTTTCACTGCTTGTCCTTGCTTTATCTCCCCTGTAGAAACGATCGAATATTCTATGTAAATCTTCTTTAGGAATACCTCTACCCGTGTCTTCTATCGATATTTTAGCAAAATTACCAATTTTAACAGAAGAAATAGTAACTTTACCTTCATCCGTATACTTTAAAGAATTATCTAAAATGTTTATAAGAGCTTCTTTTAATTTATCTTTGTCTGCCCTGATATTTAACTCTTCCAATTTTTCAACTTGTAAGGTTAAACTCTTGTTATGGTATAAAGGACTAACTTTTTTTATTACTTCCTCCAACAAAGATTTCAAATTAGTTTTCGTGAAATTGTAAAATTGAGTTTTGTTATCACTCCTGGCTAAAAAAAGTAATTTATCGATAATTTCTGACATATAAGAAGTTTCTTCTAAGATCAACTCTAATGATTTTTTATACTCGTCTATCGACCTGTCTTTTTTTAAAGTCAAACTACTTTCAGCTTGTATTATGGAAAGTGGGGTTCTTAAATCGTGAGAAACATCTGCGGTGAATTGCTTTTGTTGTTCAAAGGCTTTTTCAAGTCTCGAAATCATTTGATTCAACGTGGAAGCTAACCTTCCTAACTCATCTTGGGAGTTTACTTTTATCCTTTCAGTTAAATTATTTTCTTCGATATTCTTTGCAGTATTTATAATTTTTTCAACAGGTTTAAGAGAACTATCGGCGTAAAAAAATCCCCCTATCCCCGCAAGGATCATTACCAAAACACCAGTGGATATCAAAATCATTTTCAAACGAGCCAAAACATTCTCTATCTCATTGGTAAATCTTCCGATGATTATGACAACATTCGAATTTTCTTTCAGTTTTGCGTTTGAAACATAAAATCTAGTGTTCCAATTGAAGTCTGTTGTTAAATTGAAAAAAAATGATTCACCGGAGTTGGCTTTTTGGATTTTCCCCTGAATATCGGGTATTTTGACAAGATAGCCATAAAATCTTAATAAACTAGCATCATCACTATAAATGTAAATCATTTCGTTTGGTAACGCTTTTATATTTTCGATATCTTCAACACTTTCTGCTTGTTCTAATGCTCCTTTAAAATCATCCATCCTTGCCAACAAAAAATTATCAATATTATCGTATAGGCTATAGCTTAAAGCATAATAAGAACTTAGACCAAATATTAAAAGCAAAATGGCCATTATTAGTAAGTACCAAACGGTCAATTTGAATTTTATGCTCTTAAAAAAACTTAAGATACCGTTAACCTATAACCAGCTCCTCTAACAGTCTCTAGAATTTTACCTTCTTTATCTCCAATTTTCTTTCTCAACCTTCTTATATACACGTCTATAACGTTTGAGTTACCTTCAAAATCGATATCCCACATTTTCTCCTCAAGAATAGTTCTGGTAACTACTATTTTTGGGTTTCTCATAAAATACTCCAAGATATTGTATTCCTTCGGGGTTAATTTCAATTTTTTCTCCCCCATCCAAACCTCTCTTGTTAAGGTGTTTAAGGTTAAATCTCCCACTTTAAGAACTGGGTTACGAGTGAAACTTTCTCTTCTTAATAAAGATCTAACCCTTGCAAATAATTCATCGAAATCAAAAGGTTTTACCAAATAATCATCCGCTCCGGAATCCAAACCCTTAACTCTGTCCCCCACACTATCCTTTGCAGTTAACATCAATATTGGAGTATTGATGTTTTCTTTTCTTATATTTTGACAAACGGTTATCCCATCTTTTTTTGGTAGCATTATATCTAAAATTATCAAATCGTATGAAGAATATTTTGCATAGTTTTCCGCTTCTTCTCCGTCGTAAACAACATCGATACAGTATCCTTCTTCCGTAAGTCCCCTTTTTATTATATAAGCAAGTTTTTCTTCATCCTCAACAACAAGGATTTTCATAATTATTCACCACCATAATTAATATTCTACCACAACTAATTTTCTGACTCTCAAATTAAAGTTTTATGAAAAAAATAACTTTTTAAATGTTGACGACCCACATGAAAAAGGCAGCCATTGGAGCCATCGTCAAATTATCGTTTAACCAATTACCAAACCCCTCCACAACAGTTGCCGAAAGAGCACCCACAATCAAGGCCATATAACTAATCGGTAAACCAATCAAATTCATGTAAACAGCTCCCGATGCAAAAGAAATGAAAAAACACGCTAAACTCCCCTCCACCGACTTCCCTTTCAACCATTGATGTTTACCCCACTTTTTTCCAACCAATACAGCCCAAGAATCTCCCAGTGCTAACATCACAATAGAGATCAAAGAATATGGAACAGGGAACAATCCTGCAATAGCTGAACCCATAAGAAAATAACTTGTTCCTGAAATCTTATAAGCCTCTTCGCTTTTTCCAACGGGTTTAAAAATTTTCTTCAACAACTCATTTATACTTTTTGAGTATTTTCTTATTAATTCAAGAGAAAGAGCTATTAAACCAGCAATTACAACAATATATCTAAAAACTACAGGACCCCAAAGTGGGTAAGCAAGCGCAGGGAACAAAAGACCCATATAACGCCAGGTCTTTCTTCTAACAAAATTATCTTTTAAAGGCTCTTTTACCTCTTGGAAAGCTCTTTTCAAATTCTCCCAACCTTTAATAAAAAGCCAAGCCACCAAAATAATAGTCAAAACAGTGCCCAATAAATCCATAGTACCTCTCAGATATCCTATCAAAATAACAAAAGGCCACAAAAATGACAAAACGAACATTATTCCTTTACCAAAAGTAAGCCATAACGTTCCAGCTAATATACCAAAAGCCGCAGATTCTAACGGAAACAAAACAACAAAAGATCCCACAGCAGCTGCTACCCCAACACCACCTTTACCCTTCAACCAAATAGACCAAGAATGACCTATTATTGCTACTAAAGCAAGTAATGGCCACCAATTCTTACCTATACCAAGCAAAAAACCGATTAAAATAGCCAAAACCCCTTTGGTTGAATCTCCTGTAAAAGATAATACACCTGCTACAGGTCCCGCTATTTTCCAAGCGTTAGTTGTGCCGACATTTTTAGTTCCTTCTTTTCTAATATCTTTTCTAGAAAAAATTTTTGCAAAAATAAAACTCCATGGTATCGAACCGATAAGATAACTCGCAACCAACGAGATTAAAAAGTCCACATCGATCACCTCTTATTTTTTATTATACTCTTATACTCTACTTTTCAAATCTTTAGAAAAAGTGAGAAAAATCAACCTAATCAAAAATATTTGCATTTAATTGGATTACATTGACTATAATCAGGTAAAATCAAGGTTGACTTTTTGTTTATTTTAATTTAAAATGGATACGAATAAATTCGATTTTAGAATGAATTAATTAAAGGAGTTAGAAAAACATGCCAGTTAAAATTTCTTTTATAGGAGCAGGTAGTGTCAGATACACAGTGAAATTAGTAGGGGATTTAGCAAAAACAAAGGAATTAAATGGAAGTTTAATCTCTTTCATGGACATAGACGAAGAACGATTAAACGCCGTAGATAACCTCGCTAAAAGATACACGGAAGAAATAGGTGGAAATCTTAAATTTGAGAAAACTACCAACCGTGAAAAATCTTTAAAAGATGCAGATTTTGTTATAAACACAGCATTATACAGAGCGCCAGGCCACGAAGACGGTTATGTAAGTTATGAAATCATGAGAGATGTTGCAGAAAAATATGGTTACTACAGAGGAATAGATAGTCAAGAGTTCAACATGGTATCGGATTATTATACATTCACAAATTACAATCATCTGAAATTATCATTAGATATAGCTAAATCGATTGAAAAAATATGTCCGAATGCATGGCTTATACAAACCGCTAATCCTGTTTTCGAAATTACACAATTGATTAAAAGGCTGACCAACGTAAAAGTAGTAGGCTTTTGTCATGGGGTTGGAGGTGTCCATGAAGTACTAAAAACTTTACGATTAGAAGAAAACGAAACTGATTGGCAGGTAGCTGGAGTGAACCATGGGATATGGTTAAACCGATTCCTATACAAGGGCGAAGATGGTTACCAAATCTTAGACAAATGGATAGAAGAAGAATCAAATAATTGGGAACCAAAAGATCCTTGGGATACCCATTTAGCTCCAGCGGTTATCGATATGTACAAATTCTATGGATTATTGCCTATAGGAGACACAACTAGAAACAGTACATGGAAACATCATCATAGTTTACAAGCAAAAAAGAAATGGTATGGAAAGTTCGGGGCTATAGACAATGAAGTTGAAAGGCCGAAGTTCTATGAAGAATTACGTCAAACAAAAAGAATGATAATTCAAGTTTCGAAAGATCCGAATATCAAAATAACAGAAAACTGGCCTGAAGAATTCCCAAAAGAA encodes the following:
- a CDS encoding DUF1015 domain-containing protein gives rise to the protein MATVKPFQALRPYKGIEQCFSCPPYDVLEEDEVREIISRNPNSFLRVTRSEVEAEENSKDAVYKKAKENLESFIKNGVLIKDPEPSFYIYRETWQGLSQTGFFAVVSVDEYDKGIIKKHELTRKDKEEDRTNHILNLNAQTGPVFLTYKAREDLKTIIDKLIKNKEILYSFCDENNVKHELIKVQEENEREQIEKAFNSIEYLYIVDGHHRAAAASRVQKILKEKDTNYSLDKPYNYFMAAIFPHNELRILPYNRIVKDLNGLSEDEFLKKIGSYFEVEEAPFSPYSPDSSHSFGMYLQKNWYKLTFKGEEGEDPVENLDVQILQKYLLDPILSIKDPRTDPRIYFLGGIRGVKEIEKWVDKKDWKVGFSMYPTQIDQLLKVAEMNKIMPPKSTWFEPKLRSGLLIHELS
- a CDS encoding DUF402 domain-containing protein encodes the protein MVVIKYYNFDLKNKIEEIKTHAVDEKIQVDEIRIFENNLYGIKRKWKILSSHNSVDFIKRILCPSDNVMLTYYHDEKGEMSKYLVYIDFGKYNVDGDNIEFQDQELDLLIYNDLKYKILDMGELLKSFERKKIALSDMQKNLITLKHFINNFNYLGVIDALHLKFGTNAINWLLKNKTWVMNRT
- a CDS encoding PspC domain-containing protein; translation: MRKLYRSRENKILAGVCGGIGEYFEIDPVIIRLLWIVLSLVWGFGVILYIIAIFIIPPQPQGNRYSDEHLEETPENERHNVSHNLEDEDRKVVIGLFALLFIVIGLIILVSIITPSTFFFRNFIKIVISILLIGIGAYLISTSRTKK
- a CDS encoding sensor histidine kinase — encoded protein: MTVWYLLIMAILLLIFGLSSYYALSYSLYDNIDNFLLARMDDFKGALEQAESVEDIENIKALPNEMIYIYSDDASLLRFYGYLVKIPDIQGKIQKANSGESFFFNLTTDFNWNTRFYVSNAKLKENSNVVIIIGRFTNEIENVLARLKMILISTGVLVMILAGIGGFFYADSSLKPVEKIINTAKNIEENNLTERIKVNSQDELGRLASTLNQMISRLEKAFEQQKQFTADVSHDLRTPLSIIQAESSLTLKKDRSIDEYKKSLELILEETSYMSEIIDKLLFLARSDNKTQFYNFTKTNLKSLLEEVIKKVSPLYHNKSLTLQVEKLEELNIRADKDKLKEALINILDNSLKYTDEGKVTISSVKIGNFAKISIEDTGRGIPKEDLHRIFDRFYRGDKARTSSEKSTGLGLAIVKEIVNAHDGRIEVESEVGKGTVFSLFLPIEK
- a CDS encoding response regulator transcription factor gives rise to the protein MKILVVEDEEKLAYIIKRGLTEEGYCIDVVYDGEEAENYAKYSSYDLIILDIMLPKKDGITVCQNIRKENINTPILMLTAKDSVGDRVKGLDSGADDYLVKPFDFDELFARVRSLLRRESFTRNPVLKVGDLTLNTLTREVWMGEKKLKLTPKEYNILEYFMRNPKIVVTRTILEEKMWDIDFEGNSNVIDVYIRRLRKKIGDKEGKILETVRGAGYRLTVS
- a CDS encoding glycerol-3-phosphate acyltransferase, with amino-acid sequence MDFLISLVASYLIGSIPWSFIFAKIFSRKDIRKEGTKNVGTTNAWKIAGPVAGVLSFTGDSTKGVLAILIGFLLGIGKNWWPLLALVAIIGHSWSIWLKGKGGVGVAAAVGSFVVLFPLESAAFGILAGTLWLTFGKGIMFVLSFLWPFVILIGYLRGTMDLLGTVLTIILVAWLFIKGWENLKRAFQEVKEPLKDNFVRRKTWRYMGLLFPALAYPLWGPVVFRYIVVIAGLIALSLELIRKYSKSINELLKKIFKPVGKSEEAYKISGTSYFLMGSAIAGLFPVPYSLISIVMLALGDSWAVLVGKKWGKHQWLKGKSVEGSLACFFISFASGAVYMNLIGLPISYMALIVGALSATVVEGFGNWLNDNLTMAPMAAFFMWVVNI
- the aglA gene encoding alpha-glucosidase AglA; the protein is MPVKISFIGAGSVRYTVKLVGDLAKTKELNGSLISFMDIDEERLNAVDNLAKRYTEEIGGNLKFEKTTNREKSLKDADFVINTALYRAPGHEDGYVSYEIMRDVAEKYGYYRGIDSQEFNMVSDYYTFTNYNHLKLSLDIAKSIEKICPNAWLIQTANPVFEITQLIKRLTNVKVVGFCHGVGGVHEVLKTLRLEENETDWQVAGVNHGIWLNRFLYKGEDGYQILDKWIEEESNNWEPKDPWDTHLAPAVIDMYKFYGLLPIGDTTRNSTWKHHHSLQAKKKWYGKFGAIDNEVERPKFYEELRQTKRMIIQVSKDPNIKITENWPEEFPKEKMSGEQQVPFINALTNDVEARLFLNVLNDGTIKNIPNDVVVEVPVKVNKNGIFPEKIQPDLPEKIKNYYIIPRITRMEMALEAFITGNRNILEEVLVRDPRTKNYDDIPKLWDEIFDLPFNKEMKEHYRS